One window of the Pyramidobacter piscolens W5455 genome contains the following:
- the cobJ gene encoding precorrin-3B C(17)-methyltransferase produces MIYVVGLGPGGEDQLTPRALAALERCDVIVGYKTYIDLIAPRFEGRKDLVVSPMKGEVRRCEDALRRSLAGSTVGVVSSGDPGVYGMAGIMLEVAAGRDEVIVVPGVTAACAAAAVLGAPLTHDFAVVSLSDLLTPWELIARRLEAAAAGDFVICLYNPMSRGRPDNLRLACETLLKTKSPETAAGWVRSAGRDGEEARLTTLGALADEKLDMFCTVIVGSSATKFLDGRLVTPRGYQRP; encoded by the coding sequence ATGATCTACGTCGTCGGTCTCGGCCCCGGAGGCGAAGACCAGCTGACGCCGCGCGCGCTCGCGGCGCTGGAACGGTGCGACGTCATCGTCGGCTACAAAACGTACATCGACCTGATCGCGCCCCGTTTCGAGGGGCGCAAGGACCTGGTCGTCTCGCCCATGAAGGGCGAAGTGCGGCGCTGCGAAGACGCGCTGCGCCGCTCGCTGGCGGGGAGCACGGTCGGCGTCGTCTCCAGCGGCGACCCCGGCGTTTACGGCATGGCGGGCATCATGCTCGAAGTGGCGGCGGGACGCGACGAGGTAATCGTCGTGCCGGGCGTTACGGCGGCCTGCGCCGCCGCGGCCGTGCTCGGCGCGCCGTTGACGCACGATTTCGCCGTCGTCAGCCTCAGCGATCTGCTCACGCCGTGGGAGCTGATCGCGCGCCGCCTCGAAGCGGCCGCGGCCGGCGATTTCGTGATCTGCCTCTACAACCCCATGAGCCGCGGGCGGCCGGACAATCTGCGCCTGGCCTGCGAAACGCTGCTGAAGACGAAAAGCCCCGAAACGGCGGCCGGCTGGGTGCGCAGCGCCGGGCGCGACGGCGAAGAGGCGCGGCTGACCACGCTGGGCGCACTCGCCGACGAGAAGCTGGACATGTTCTGCACGGTCATCGTCGGCAGCAGCGCCACAAAATTCCTCGACGGCCGCCTCGTCACGCCGCGCGGCTATCAGCGGCCATGA
- a CDS encoding cobalt-precorrin 5A hydrolase yields the protein MTALHVVAFTRDGTELARLIASRLGGWAWAPSRYAGEGVSPLPGAIAAWTREYFSASDALVFVSACGIAVRAVAPCLENKARDPAVVCLDDRGRNVISLLSGHLGGANELARRVAALTGGRAVITTATDVHKVEAVDVWAKEHDCVIENIGAVKNVSAAALDGEKIGVAVTEAEQPAPWPVTLWLRPRNLALGVGCKRGTALENLRAALDDFLSGAGVSKLSLYALASIDLKKDEEGLVALARELKVPFLTFPAVELAAVPGQFSHSEKVLDVAGVDNVCERAAVLASDLGPLLRGKTRYPGVTFALARRKIFDHTEKADSSMKNIPDTEANA from the coding sequence ATGACGGCCCTGCACGTCGTCGCCTTTACGCGCGACGGGACGGAGCTGGCGCGTCTGATCGCTTCCCGTCTCGGCGGCTGGGCCTGGGCTCCGTCCCGCTACGCGGGGGAAGGCGTCTCGCCGCTGCCGGGGGCCATCGCCGCTTGGACGCGCGAATATTTTTCCGCCAGCGACGCGCTCGTGTTCGTCTCGGCCTGCGGCATCGCCGTGCGCGCCGTCGCTCCCTGCCTCGAGAACAAAGCGCGCGACCCCGCGGTCGTCTGTCTCGACGATCGGGGGCGGAACGTGATCTCGCTGCTTTCGGGGCATCTGGGCGGCGCCAACGAGCTGGCGCGCCGCGTTGCGGCGCTGACGGGCGGGCGCGCCGTCATCACCACGGCGACCGACGTCCATAAGGTCGAAGCCGTGGACGTATGGGCGAAAGAACACGACTGCGTCATCGAAAATATCGGCGCGGTCAAGAACGTTTCCGCGGCGGCGCTCGACGGCGAAAAAATCGGCGTCGCCGTCACCGAGGCGGAACAGCCCGCGCCCTGGCCGGTGACGCTGTGGCTGAGGCCGCGCAATCTCGCGCTCGGCGTCGGCTGCAAGCGCGGCACGGCGCTGGAGAATTTGCGCGCGGCGTTGGACGACTTTTTAAGCGGCGCGGGCGTCTCAAAATTATCGCTTTACGCGCTGGCTTCCATCGACCTGAAAAAAGACGAGGAAGGGCTCGTCGCTCTGGCGCGCGAACTGAAAGTTCCTTTTCTCACGTTCCCGGCCGTGGAACTCGCCGCCGTGCCGGGGCAGTTTTCCCATTCCGAAAAAGTCCTCGACGTTGCCGGCGTGGACAACGTCTGCGAACGCGCGGCCGTTCTGGCCTCGGATCTCGGCCCCTTGCTGCGCGGCAAAACGCGCTATCCCGGCGTCACCTTCGCGCTGGCGCGGCGAAAGATTTTCGATCACACGGAAAAGGCGGACTCATCCATGAAGAACATTCCCGACACGGAGGCGAACGCATGA
- the cobK gene encoding precorrin-6A reductase produces MSGRLLVFGGTTEARELLRRGVPAICCVATAYGAKLLEGLDNVRVLTGRLDETAMEELFRAESVTHVIDATHPYALEATKNVRRACERAGVKLLRVTRAKTPLFGDVTTVATAEEAAALLDGGGEKVLLTVGSKELPAFARVSRAKERLFARVLPTSDVIAQCEALGYDAGHLIAMQGPFSAAMNEQMLAATGATVIVTKDGGASGGMEEKLRAAQNRGARVILVGRGDEEGATVDEALLWLRREIGLECPPLFPMWLPLEGKKSLLIGGGPVALRRAQTLKSCGAAVRAIAVSFCPGWEDFETEKREWRESDLDGVCLAVAATDRREQNRLIAAAAKKRGVPVSVADNAAEGTFYFPALIRCGAAAASVSTGGLDPAATRRLADRLREIWPGIVAEELHKKEEERR; encoded by the coding sequence ATGAGCGGGCGTCTGCTGGTCTTCGGCGGCACGACCGAAGCGCGCGAACTGCTGCGCCGCGGCGTGCCGGCCATTTGCTGCGTGGCCACCGCTTACGGCGCCAAGCTGCTCGAAGGACTCGACAACGTGCGCGTGCTCACGGGCCGTCTCGACGAAACGGCGATGGAAGAACTGTTCCGCGCCGAAAGCGTCACTCACGTGATCGACGCCACGCACCCTTACGCGCTGGAAGCGACGAAGAACGTGCGCCGCGCCTGCGAACGCGCGGGCGTGAAGCTGCTGCGCGTGACGCGCGCCAAGACCCCGCTGTTCGGCGACGTGACTACGGTCGCCACGGCGGAAGAAGCGGCGGCGCTGCTGGACGGCGGCGGCGAAAAAGTTCTGCTCACGGTGGGCAGCAAAGAGCTGCCGGCCTTCGCGCGCGTGAGCCGAGCAAAGGAGCGTCTTTTCGCCCGCGTGCTGCCCACGTCGGACGTGATTGCCCAATGCGAGGCGCTTGGCTACGACGCCGGGCACCTGATCGCCATGCAGGGGCCGTTCAGCGCCGCCATGAACGAGCAGATGCTCGCCGCCACCGGCGCGACCGTGATCGTCACCAAGGACGGCGGCGCGTCCGGCGGCATGGAAGAAAAGCTGCGCGCCGCGCAGAACCGCGGCGCGCGCGTGATCCTCGTCGGCCGCGGCGACGAAGAAGGCGCGACCGTAGACGAGGCGCTGCTGTGGCTGCGCCGCGAAATAGGGCTGGAATGCCCGCCGCTGTTTCCGATGTGGCTGCCCCTCGAGGGCAAAAAATCCCTGCTGATCGGCGGCGGCCCCGTCGCCTTGCGGCGCGCCCAAACGCTGAAAAGCTGCGGCGCGGCCGTGCGCGCGATCGCCGTCAGTTTCTGCCCCGGCTGGGAGGATTTTGAAACGGAAAAACGCGAATGGCGCGAGAGCGATCTCGACGGCGTCTGCCTGGCCGTGGCTGCCACCGACCGCCGCGAACAGAATCGCCTCATCGCCGCCGCCGCGAAAAAACGCGGCGTTCCCGTCAGCGTCGCCGACAACGCCGCCGAAGGAACGTTTTACTTTCCCGCGCTGATCCGCTGCGGCGCAGCGGCCGCTTCGGTGTCCACGGGCGGGCTCGACCCGGCCGCGACGCGCCGTCTGGCCGACCGCCTCAGAGAGATCTGGCCGGGGATCGTTGCCGAGGAACTCCACAAGAAAGAAGAAGAGCGCCGATGA